The nucleotide window GTCTTGATCCGCTTGATCTGGGACTTGATGTTCGCCACGCGTGAGCCTCGAATGTCTGCTGGGAGTCTGGGTCAGTGCTGGTGCTGAGTCGCGCGTCCACGGCGCAACGAAGCGCACAGCGGACCGGCCTCACAAGATACCAGCACGGCGTCGCGGACCCAACAGTCGCAGGTCAGGCCAGCCCGGCCGCCGTCCGCTGCACGACCCAGGCCAGCGCCACGTCGTGGAACCGCCGTTGGAAGGCCCGCAGCGTGGGCAGTCCCGGTGGGGCCGGTCGGCGCATGGTCACCGCCCACATCCCGACGAGCACCAGCAGCAGGTCGGTGACGTCCGCCGGGTCCGCAGCGGTCACCGCCGGCACGCCGGCCAGCAGCGCAGCCGGGTCGAGGCCGCCGTGCACGGCCATGTCCAGCGCCAGCAGCACGGGGTCGACCCAGGCCGGGCCGCGGGCCGCCCACGCCCAGTCCAGCAGCACGACCTCGCCGGCGGGGGTGAGCAGCAGGTTGTCCGCGCGCAGGTCGAGGTGCACCAGGCTGTCGCCGGTCAGGGCGCCGCGGGAGGCCAGGCGGTCAGGGAGGGTGGCCAGCTCCGCCAGGCGCTCGGTCTCCCACGGGTCGAGGTCGGCCGGGGGTGCTGCGTGCAGCAGCGGCCAGGCGGTGAGCTCCCGGGTCATCCGGTCGATCAGCGACGGCAGCCCCGGCGCCGGGCAGGGGGTCGCCGCGACGCCGAACGCGGCCACGCCGGCGAGCACCCGGGTCGCCGTCCCCGCCGTCCAGGGCAGCTCCGGGTTGGCGCCCTCGATGACGTCGAAGAGCAGGGCCACCCACTCGTCGTCCCCGTCGCGGACCTCCAGGTGCGCGCGCAGCCGCGGCACCGGCAGCCCGGCGGGCAGCGCGGCGGAGATCTGTGCCTCGCTGCGCAGCAGGTCCGGGGTGTCCGGGTTCAGCGGCGTCCCGACGGCCTTGACGAACGCGCGCGAGCCGTCCGCGCAGGTGACGACCGTGGCCGGGCCGGGGGAGAAGCCACCGGTGCGCGGGGAGACGGCCACCACCGGCGACCCGAGCGCGGCGTCGACCGCCGTCCGCAGACCGGCCGGGAGCCGGTCGTAGGGGAGGCGGGGACTGCCGGGGAGGACCACCGGGCCACGGTGGGCCACGGCGCCTCGGTGGGCAATCGCTTTACCGGGTGCGAGTCCGTGGGACGATGGGCGCACTGTGACGACTCCTGCCAGCACCGATCCCGCCCGGATCCGGAACTTCTGCATCATCGCCCACATCGACCACGGCAAGTCGACGCTGGCCGACCGGATGCTCGAGGTGACCGGCATCGTCGAGGGGCGCCAGATGCGCGCCCAGTACCTCGACCGGATGGACATCGAACGCGAGCGCGGCATCACCATCAAGTCGCAGAACGTGCGGCTGCCCTGGAGCGTCGGCGGCGAGGAGTTCGTCCTCGACATGATCGACACCCCCGGGCACGTCGACTTCACCTACGAGGTGTCCCGCTCGCTGGCCGCCTGCGAGGGCGCCGTGCTGCTGGTCGACGCCGCGCAGGGCATCGAGGCCCAGACGCTGGCGAACCTGTACCTGGCGCTCGAGAACAACCTGACGATCATCCCGGTGCTCAACAAGATCGACCTGCCGGCCGCACAGCCGGAGAAGTTCGCCGCGGAGATCGCCAACATCATCGGCTGCGAGCCCGGCGACGTCCTGCGGGTCAGCGGCAAGACCGGCGTCGGCGTCCCGGAGCTGCTGGACCAGATCGTGGCCAAGATCCCGGCCCCGGTGGGCGACGCCGACGGCCCGGCGCGGGCGATGATCTTCGACTCGGTCTACGACATCTACCGCGGCGTCATCACTTACGTCCGGGTCATGGACGGCCGGATCAGCGGCCGCGACCGGATCAAGATGATGTCCACCGGCGCGAACCACGAGCTGCTGGAGATCGGCGTCATCTCCCCGGAGCCCAAGCCGGTCGAGGGGCTCGGGGTCGGCGAGGTCGGCTACTTCATCACCGGCGTGAAGGACGTCCGCCAGTCCCGCGTCGGTGACACCGTGACGCTGCAGCACAAGCCGGCCACCGAGCCGATCGGCGGCTACAGCGACCCCAAGCCGATGGTCTACTCCGGCCTCTACCCGATCGACGGCAGCGAGTACCAGCTGCTGCGCGAGGCGCTGGACAAGCTGCTGCTCAACGACGCCGCGCTGGTCTACGAGCCGGAGACCTCCGCCGCCCTGGGCTTCGGCTTCCGCGTGGGCTTCCTGGGCCTGCTGCACCTGGAGATCGTCCGGGAGCGGCTGGAGCGCGAGGCCGGGCTGAGCCTGATCTCCACCGCGCCCAACGTCGTCTACCGGGTGGTGATGGAGGACAAGAGCGAGGTCGTCGTCACCAACCCCAGCGACTGGCCGCACGGCAAGATGGAGGCCGTCTACGAGCCGGTCGTGAACGCCACGATCATCGCCCCCAGCGACTACACCGGCGCGATCATGGAGCTCTGCCAGGGCCGCCGCGGCGCGCTGACCGGGATGGACTACCTGTCCGAGACCCGGGTCGAGCTGCGCTACACGCTGCCCCTGGGCGAGATCATCTTCGACTTCTTCGACGCACTGAAGTCCCGCACCCGCGGCTACGCGAGCCTGGACTACCAGGAGGCTGGCGAGCAGGTGTCCGACCTGGTGAAGGTGGACATCCTGCTGCAGGGCGAGGCCGTCGACGCGTTCTCCGCGATCGTGCACAAGGACAAGGCCTACAGCTACGGCGTGCTGATGGCCGGCAAGCTCCGCGAGCTCATCCCGCGCCAGCAGTTCGAGGTGCCGATCCAGGCCGCCGTCGGCGCCCGGGTGATCGCCCGCGAGACCGTCCGCGCGATCCGCAAGGACGTGCTGGCCAAGTGCTACGGCGGTGACATCACCCGCAAGCGCAAGCTGCTGGAGAAGCAGAAGGAGGGCAAGAAGCGGATGAAGATGGTCGGCCGCGTCGAGGTCCCCCAGGAGGCCTTCGTGGCCGCGCTCTCCACCAACGAGTCGACGGCGTCCAAGAAGTGACCGGGCGGCTGGAGGCGGTCTGCGTCTCGGGGAGCGACCTCCTGCCGCTGCCGGACAAGCGCCCGAACCGCTCCGGCATCGACAAGCACCCGGTCACCGGACGGGTCGCCGTCCACCCGCTGGGCCTGGACGGCGACGTGCAGGTCAACAAGAAGCACCACGGCGGCGAGGGCCAGGCGGTCTACGCCTACGCCCAGGCCGACGCCGACTTCTGGGCGGGCGAGCTCGGCCGCGAGCTGCCGCCCGGCCGCTTCGGGGAGAACCTGCGCACGTCCGGGATCGACCTGAACGCCGCCGTCTTCGGCGAGCGCTGGCAGGTCGGGACCGCGCTGCTCGAGGTCACCGCCTGGCGTACCCCCTGCGCCAACTTCGCCCGCTTCTGGGACGTGCCGGACCTGGTCAAGCGCTTCGCCGCGCACGGGGCGACCGGCGTGTACCTGCGGGTGCTGGAGACCGGCGAGCTCGGTGCCGGGGACGCCGTCGAGGTCGTCTCCCGACCCGACCACGGGATCACCGTGGCCACCGGCTTCCGGATCGTGATGACCCAGCGCGCGCGGCTGCCCGAGCTGGAGCCGGCGCTGCCGTTCATGCCGCTCAAGGACCAGCCGGTGCTCGCCGCCAAGATCGAGCGGCAGCGCGCCCGGGCGTAGCTCAGACCGAGAAGACGATCTTCCCGGCGGTCCGCCCCTCCAGCATGTGCGCGAACCCCTCGCGCGCCTCGGTGAGCGCCAGCTCGACGCCGATCTCCGGCCGCACGCCGGTGACCTCGAGCATCCGCATCAGCTGCGCCAGCTCCTCGCGGGTGCCCATCGTCGAGCCGACCACCGACAGCTGGGTGAAGAAGACCCGGTTGAGCTCCGCGCTCGGGTCGAAGCCGGTGGTGGCCCCGCACGTGACGACGACGCCGCCCGGCTTCAGCGACCGGATGCTGTGCGCCCAGGTGGCCTTCCCGACGCTCTCCATCACGCCGTCCACCCGCTCGGGCAGCCGGGCGCCGGGCTCGAAGGCCTGTTCCGCACCCAGCGCGAGTGCCGCCGCCCGCTTCTCCTCGGTGCGTCCGGTCACCCACATCCGGTAGCCGGCGGCCGTCCCCAGCTGCACGAGCGCGGTGGCCACCCCGCCGCTGGCGCCCTGCACCAGCACGGTCTGCCCCGGCCGCAGCCCGGACCGGACGAAGAGCATCCGGTAGGCCGTCAGCCACGCCGTCGGCAGGCAGGCGGCCTCGGCGAACGACAGCGCCGCCGGCTTGGGGACGACGTTGCGCGCCGGGACGACGACCTGCTCGGCCAGCGTCCCCTGGTACCGCTCGGACAGCAGCGAGCGCTTCGGGTCCAGCGTCTCGTCACCGGTCCACCCCGGGCTGCTGATCACCGCGTGGACGACGACCTCGTTGCCGTCGGCGTCGGTGCCCGCGGCGTCGCAGCCCAGGGTCATCGGCATCCGCTCGGCCGGCAGCCCGACCCCGCGCAGGCTGAACAGGTCGTGGTGGTTCAGCGCTGCGGCCCGCACCGTGACCGTCGTCCAGCCCTCGGGCGCCTCCGGCTCGGGGCGCTCACCGACCTCCAGCACCGAGAGCGGGTCGTCCGGGGACGGGGTGGAGACGAAGGCAGCGAGCACGAGCGGACGTTAGTCGAGCGCCGTCGCCGTTGCGACCCAGGTCACCCTCGTCCTTTCGCGGGGTCGGCTCAACAGGTCCGCCGCTCCTGGCGGATGTCGGCGTCGTCCGCTGCGTTCAGGGTCAGCGTCGCCGACCCGACGCCCGGGACGACGGCGAGCATGCCGCCGGTCACCCGGGCCGGGCGGACCTGGAGGGTGATGGTGCACCCCTCCTCGTCCGCCCAGGAGTGCTCGACGACCTCGCCCTGCCCGGTCCACCGCAGGTGCACGGCGGCGTACCCGCGGACCGTGCCCTCCGGCGAGCCGCACTCGTAGCGCAGCCGGCCGGTGGCCCGTGCGGACTCCAGGCCGTCCACCCGGGCCGGGACGGAGTCCTCGGTGAGGCACTCGTAGCCGCCGATGAACACCTCGCCGCGGGCGAACGCCGGCACACCGGCCGGGGCGTAGGCCGAGAACATGCTCTCCACGCCGCCTCCGCCGGTCCTGTTCTCCCCGTACAGCAGGGCGTTGGCGTAGCCGATCGTGCCCTCGGTCGTCCCGGTCCCGGGGGCCGTGCCGGCGGGCGACGCCGCCGCCGTCCCCGTCCCGACCAGGAGCAGCGCGGCTGTGGAGCTGCCGCAGAGCCAGGTTCGTGTCCTCGTCCGCATGACCTGTCCTCCCGACGGGCCGGTCGATCAGCCGGTCGCCTCGTGCGGCCGCGGGCCCACGGGGAGGATGGCAGCGCAGGAGCTCTGCGCGCAGCGTCGTCCGACGTGCCAGGGAGCGGCACCCCGGCGCGTCGCCGCCGACATGCCGACCGGCGGACGCCGGGCCGTCAGCGGACGACGACGGCGAACTCCTGCTGGGCGACGAACTCACCGATCACCGGGGCGCCGGGGACCTCGCCGCCCAGGAGCAGGCCGCCGGAGGTCTGGGCGTCGGCCAGCAGCAGTGCCTCGTCGTCGGACACGTGCGACAGGTCGGTGTGCGGGCGCACCCAGTCCAGGTTGCGGCGGGTGCCACCGGAGACCCAGCCGTCGGCCACGGCCTGCCGGGCACCGGCCAGGTACGGGACGGCGGCGGCGTCGACCACTGCGGTCACCCCGCTGGCCCGGGCCATCTTGTAGAGGTGCCCGAGCAGGCCGAAGCCGGTGACGTCGGTGCCCGCACGGATGCCGGCGGCGACGGCGGCGACCGAGGCCTCGGCGTTGAGTGCGCCCATCGACGCGATCGCCTCGGCCGAGGGCTCGCCGGTGTTCTTCATCCGGTTGTTGAGCACGCCCACGCCCAGCGGCTTGGTCAGCGACAGCGGGGTGCCGGCCACCGCGGCGTCGTTGCGGATCAGCTTCTCGATGTCGACCAGCCCGGTCACGGCCATGCCGTACGTGGGCTCGGGGGAGTCGATGGAGTGCCCGCCGCCCACGTGGCAGCCGGCCTCGTGGGCGACCTCCAGACCACCGCGCAGCACCTCGGCGATGAGCTCGACGGGCAGCACGTCGCGCGGCCAGCCCAGCAGGTTCACCGCCACGACGGGGGTGCCGCCCATGGCGTAGACGTCGGACAGCGCGTTGGCCGCGGCGATCCGACCGAAGGCGTAGGCGTCGTCGACGACCGGGGTGAAGAAGTCGGTGGTGAGGACCAGGCCCTGCCCGCCCGCGATGCGCACCACCGCGGCGTCGTCCCCGTCGTCCAGGCCGACGACCAGCTCGGCCGAGGGGTCGCGCGGACCGGTGTGGGTGAGACCGGCGACGACCGCCTCGAGCTCACCGGGCGGGATCTTGCAGGCGCAGCCTCCGCCGTGGGCGAACTGGGTCAGACGGACAGCGGTCGCGGTCATGACCCGAATCTAGGCCGCCTCCGCGCGCCCCGGCACGCGGGCGGGCGACCTCACCGCAGCGGCGGGACGGCGGTGCGCAGAACGGAACGCGAAGTCCACGGGAGGAGCGAACAGCGGTGACGGGAGGCGCGGAACGTCCGGGTCCCACCCACCTCCCGAGAGGACGGCCATGGCCCGCGTCCCGCTCATCAACGCCACCGATCCCGGTGTCGACCCGACCGCGGCGGCGATCCTGACCGCCGCCGCCGAGCAGCCCAGCGGTGTGCTCAACGTGCACCGCGCACTGGCGAACCACCCGCAGATCATGGAGCGCTTCTTCGGCCTGGCCGAGGTCGCCTACTTCGACAACTCGATCGGCCCGGCCCGCAGCGAGCTCGCCTACCTCACGGCGGCGATGCAGAACGACTGCCACTACTAGACCCCCACTCACGTGGTGCTCGGTCGGAGCGCCGGATTGAGTGACGAGCAGATGGCCCACCTCCTCGACGACCCCCTCCCGGAGGGCCTGTACGCCCCGGACGAGGCCGCGATCATCCGGTTCAGTCGCCTGTCGACGAAGATGGAGCCGATCGACAACCGGACCTGGGCCGACCTGACGGCCCACTTCGACACCCGGGCGATCATGGAGATCGTCTTCATCGTCGGGATGGACCAGGTCATCAGCCGGATGCACGCCGCGCTGCGCACGGACCTGGACGGGGTGACCAGCGACGAGATCGGCGACACCTGCGCCGTGCCGATGCCGCAGCTGGCGCCGGAGGGGTCGATGAGCTGAGCCCGCGCCGGTCCCGGCCGGGCAGCCGGCCGGGACCGGCCCTAGGCTCACCGATGGAGGCGTCAGGGTGTCTGGTGGCCCCCGCGGCCTCTAAAGCCGACGTGATCGAGCATCTCGGTCAGGCGGGTTCGATTCCCGTCCGCCTCCGCCAGCCTGCTGCGGAGCCGGCCCCGCGGCCGGCTCCGCGCCGGCGACCTAGGCTGGTCCGGACATGACCGGAGACCCCCGCCGCGCCGTACCCCGCACCGACGCCGTGCTGGCCGAGCCGCCGGTCGCCGCCGCCGTCGAGCGGCTGGGCCGCGAGCTGGTCAAGGCCCTCGTGCAGACCGCGCAGCAGCAGGTCCGCGCCGGTGAGCTCACCCCGGACGGCGTCGTCCCGGCCGTGCTCGCCGCCCTGCCCGGCACCGCCGGCAGCCTGTCGCCGGTGCTCAACGCGACCGGCGTGCTGGTGCACACCAACCTCGGTCGCGCCCCCTGGTCGGCCGCCGCCGTCGAGGCGGTCGTCGCGGCCAGCGGCACCACCGACGTCGAGCTCGACCTGGGCACCGGGCGCCGCGGGCCTCGCGGCGAGGGCGCGCTGGGCGCGCTGCTGGAGGCGGTCCCGGCCGCCGAGGCCGCGCTCGTGGTCAACAACTGCGCGGCCGCCCTCGCCCTGGTCGCCACCGCGCTGGGCGGGGAACTGGTCATCGCCCGCGGCGAGCTGGTCGAGATCGGCGACGGGTTCCGCATCCCCGACCTGCTGGTGTCCACCGGTGCCCGGCTGCACGAGGTCGGGACGACGAACCGCGCCTCGGTCGCCGACTACACCGCGGCCCTGGGCCCGGACACCGGCGCGGTGCTCAAGGTGCACCCGTCGAACTTCGTCGTCCGCGGCTTCACCCGCTCGGTCGAGGTCGCCGAGCTGGCCCCGGCGCTGGCCGGCACGGGTGTCCCGCTGGTCGCCGACGTGGGCAGCGGGCTGCTGCGCCCGCACCCGCTGCTGCCCGACGAGCCCGACCTGCAGACGACGCTGGCCGCCGGCGCGGACCTGGTGATGTGCAGCGGGGACAAGCTGCTCGGCGGGCCACAGGCCGGCATCGTGCTCGGCCGCGCCGACCTGGTGCAGCGGCTGCGCTGGCACCCGCTCTACCGGGCACTGCGGGTGGACAAGACGACGCTCGCCGCCCTCGAGGCCACGCTGCGCGGCCCGGTCCCGCCGGTGCGCCAGATGCTGGACGCCGACCCGGCGCAGCTGCACGCCCGGGCCACCGCGGTCGCCGAGGCGCTGCGGGCCGGCGGGGTGGAGGCGGTCGCGGTCGAGGCCACGGCCCGGGTCGGCGGAGGAGGGGCGCCGGAGTTCGAGCTGCCCAGCGCCGCCGTCGCCCTCGACGTCCGGTTCGCCGAGCCGCTGCGGGCGGCCACCCCGCCGGTGGTCGGCTACCTGGAGAGCGGCCGCACCCTGCTCGACGTGCGCAGCCTGCAGCCCGCCCAGGACGCCGAGCTCACCCGCGTCGTGCTGGAGGTGGCGGCCGCGTGGACGTGATCGCCACCGCCGGGCACGTCGACCACGGCAAGTCGACGCTGGTCCGCGCGCTCACCGGCATGGAGCCCGACCGGTGGGAGGAGGAGCGCCGTCGCGGCCTCACCATCGACCTCGGTTTCGCCTGGACGACGCTTGCCTCCGGCCGCCGCCTGGCCGTGGTCGACGTCCCCGGGCACGAGCGCTTCGTGGGCAACATGCTCGCCGGCGTCGGTTCGGTGCCGGCCGCCCTCGTCGTGGTCGCCGCCGACGACGGCTGGTCGGCGCAGACCGCCGAGCACGTCGCGGTGCTGGACGCCCTCGGGGTGCGGCACGGGCTGCTCGCGGTCACCAAGTCCGACCTCGCCGACCCCGCGCCCGTGCTCGCCGACGCCGGCGAGCGGCTGGCCGGGACGTCGCTGGGCCGGCTGTCCGCGGTCGCGGTCAGCGCCCGCACCGGTGCCGGACTGCCGGAGCTGTCGGCGCTGCTGGAGCAGGTGCTCGCCGACCTGCCCGCCCCGGACCGGGCCGCGCCGGTGCGGCTGTGGGTCGACCGCGCGTTCACCATCCGGGGCGCCGGCACCGTCGTCACCGGCACGCTGGCCGCCGGGACCGTGGCCGCCGGTGACCGGCTGGACCTCGGCGGGGAGCTCGTGACCGTCCGCGGCCTGCAGTCCCTCGGCGAGCCGGTCGAGTCGGCGGCCGCGACCGCCCGGGTGGCGCTCAACCTGCGCGGCATCGCCGTCGAGCAGCTGTCCCGGGGCGACGCGCTGCTGACCCCGGACGCCTTCCGCCGCACCACCGACCTCGACGTCTCCCTGGTCACGCCGGTGGAGGACAGGCTGCCGGCCGAGCTGGTCGTGCACATCGGCTCGGCGACGGTGGCCGCCCGCGTCCGCCCGCTGGACGGCAGCGCCCTGCGGCTGCGGCTGACCGAGCCCCTGCCGCTGCGGGTCGGCGACCGGCTGCTGCTGCGCGACCCCGGCGCCCGCCGCGCGTTCGGTGCCGACGTGCGGGACGTCGACCCGCCCGAGCTGCGCCGCCGTGGTGCCGCCGCCAGCCGTGCGGCCGAGCTGGCCGAGCAGCCGACCGGTGAGGCCGGGGCGCTGGCGGACCTGGCGCGGCGGCGGTTCGTGCGCCGCGCGGACTTCGTCGCGATGGGCTGGCCGGTGCCTGCCGGGGTGCCCGCGGTCGGGCCGTGGCTGGTCGCGCCCGCGCTGGCGGACGAGCTGGCCGCGCGGGTGCCGCAGGTGGTCGCCCGCTACCGGCAGCTGCGCCCGCTGGAGCCCGGCCCGCCGGTGGCCGTGCTGCGCTCGGCGCTGGAGCTTCCCGACGTCGAGCTGGTGCCGGCGTTCGTGCGCCCGCCGTTGTCGCTGCGTGACGGCCGGGTGGTCGCCGAGTCAGCCGCCCTGCCGCCGGAGGTGCAGCGCGCGGTCGACGGCATCCGCGCCCGGCTGGCCGAGTCGCCGTTCGCCGCACCCGAGGCCGGTGACCTGGTGGCCGCCGGGCTCGGCGCGCGCGAGCTCGCCGCAGCCGTGCGGGACGAACAGCTGGTGCGGATCAGCGACGGCATCTACCTGGCGCCGGGTGTCGCCGAGGTGGCCCGGGTCCGGCTGGCCGCGCTGCCGCAGCCGTTCACGCTGAGCCAGGCCAGGCAGGCCTGGGGCACCAGCCGCCGCGTTGCCGTCCCGCTGGCCGAGTGGCTCGACGCCCGCGGCGTCACCGTGCGCCAGCCGGACAACACCCGCCGCCTGCGCTGACCGGCGTGGGAGCGCCGTTCCGGACGATGCCGTCCCTACGGTGACGCGGTGATCGACTTCGCGAACGGCTCCGTGTTCAAGCTCAGCCCCTGCAAGCCCGACGAGATCGCGCCGGCCGTCGCACCGCTGCTCGTGCACGGCGAGCAGTTCGTCGCGACCTTCAAGGCGGTGCGCGACTTCGTCGTCTTCACCGACAAGCGGCTCATCGCGGTCAACGTGCAGGGCATCACCGGCAAGAAGCGGGACTTCACCTCCCTGCCCTACAGCAAGGTCCAGGCGTTCTCGATCGAGACCGCGGGCACCTTCGACCTCGACGCCGAGCTGGACCTGTGGTTCAGCGGGCTGGGCAAGGTCCGGCTGGAGTTCAAGGGCAGTGCCGACATCCGCCAGCTCGGCCAGATGATCGCCACCTACGTGCTCTGAGCCCCGGTCAGCCGCCGAGGTAGGGCGGCTGCCAGGCGGGCGCCGGCTCCTGCTCGGGCTCGACCGGGCGGACGTCCGCGGTCTCCACGACGTCCTCGGGCTGCACCCGCTCGGGGAGCTGCCGGTACTGCGCCCGCGGGTCCTCCGGTTCGGTCATGCGGTCAGCGTGGAGCGCCGGCCGGCGGGCGGCAAGGGGTTCGCCGACGCTCGTGCTCTGCTCACCAGGGGGGAGCAGAGCACGAGCGTCTGGAGATCACCGTTGCCGAGGTCACCCGCCCACGACGTCGTGAGGTTGCCGGGGGCGGTCACACTGGGAGCAGCGATGACCACCACCCTGCCGCTCCTCGGCGCGACCCCCGCCCTGCCGGCCGACCCCTCGATGCTCCCGGCATCGGCGCGCGCGGGCCTGCAGACGACGCCCTTCGGCCTCTACGTGCACGTGCCGTTCTGCGCGACCCGCTGCGGCTACTGCGACTTCAACACCTACACCTCCGACGAGCTGGGCCCCGGCGCCAACCGCAGCGAGTACGCCGGGACGGCGATCGCCGAGCTGCGGCTGGCCGCGCAGGTGCTGGGCCCGGACCTCCCCGCCGTGCAGACGGTGTTCGTCGGCGGCGGCACGCCCACGCTGCTGCCGGCGCACGACCTGGTCGCGGTGATGGACGCCGTCCGCGAGCTGTTCCCGGTCGCCCCCGACGTCGAGATGACCACCGAGGCCAACCCCGAGTCGGTGACGCCGGAGTCGCTGGCCACCCTGCGCGCCGGTGGCTTCACCCGGATCAGCCTGGGCATGCAGTCCGCCGCCGAGCACGTGCTCGCCGTGCTGGACCGCCGGCACACCCCCGGCCGCGCCGTGCAGGCTGCGCACGAGGCGCGGGCGGCCGGGTTCGAGCACGTCAACCTCGACCTGATCTACGGGGCACCGGGGGAGTCCGACGCCGACTGGCAGGCCTCGATCGACGCCGTGCTGGCCGCACCCGTCGACCACGTCAGCGCCTACGCCCTCATCGTCGAGCACGGCACCCGGCTGG belongs to Modestobacter sp. L9-4 and includes:
- the hemW gene encoding radical SAM family heme chaperone HemW, which translates into the protein MTTTLPLLGATPALPADPSMLPASARAGLQTTPFGLYVHVPFCATRCGYCDFNTYTSDELGPGANRSEYAGTAIAELRLAAQVLGPDLPAVQTVFVGGGTPTLLPAHDLVAVMDAVRELFPVAPDVEMTTEANPESVTPESLATLRAGGFTRISLGMQSAAEHVLAVLDRRHTPGRAVQAAHEARAAGFEHVNLDLIYGAPGESDADWQASIDAVLAAPVDHVSAYALIVEHGTRLARRVAKGELPMPDDDVLADRYEMADRAFGGAGLGWYEVSNWARDRAARCRHNELYWANANWWGIGPGAHSHVGGLRWWNVKHPAAYADRIAAGLHPAADTELLSADDRALERVMLGLRLRDGLPLTALSPAGRARAAESVVRGLLEAGPHEAGLAVLTDRGRLLADAVVRDLTD